ACTGCACCTGTGAATTAGATTGAGCATCACCAATGCAGATATAAGAAACAGCTGCATAAACTTGGCACATAGCTTGCATTGATTTGCTGTCCGTGAGCTACACaaaatatgaagtttttttAGGACGACCATTAAATTATCCCCATCAACAGTTCATAtcattatttaaacaaaaaaccTTGGCGTTATCTTAAGTAAGCTAAACCAGCATATGAATGTATCACAATTGAAAAAACTGAAAAGACTATGTCTTGATCACCACAAAAATACTACATACATGTTATAGATATATGTCCTATATATACCTTGACTGCTTCAATGTAATGAAAGACTGCTTCGTTATAACAGCCAACAGAATGAGCATATTGGCCTCTAAGCATCTCAATGATGCATTCACATGGCTGTAATATAGTCGGAAACCGCATGAACCAATTTTTCATCTGTACCAAAGCCTGAAAATTTGCACAGAATACCATTAATAAATTTCAAATCTGAAATATCACAGGATGCAAATTCACAGCCGATTTTTCAAATCCACTACaccaaacaatttttaaattagcACAGAATGCcattaataatatcaaatttgAAGTATAACAGGATGCAAATTCACTGCCAGCTTTCAAATCCACTACAATAGTACAAGAAAAATATCACCAGAAGCAAGCCACCTAATAAGGTGGATATTAAATGAGATTTGAAGTTTAACAGAATAAAATGCAAGCCATCACATCTTCTCAATCCCACCCTCATTCTTAAATGACGGTCATGAGAGAATGGCGTGGCAATTTTGAGCCAAAATGCCACTTTGAAGCCATGTTGGGGTGGCTTTTACATGTAAGTCACTATTTCCATGACGGTAGAAAAAGCACCAAAtcaacataaaaaagaaaataaagatggGAAAAACAAATCCAAACTGTTTTAAACGCTAAAAACCTATTTTACACTCAACTCACTGAATGGTTTAGCCATCTATCACTTGCACTTCTCTGTTGCCTCTCACCCACACATCTCTATCATCTCTCAATTGCCCATCTTTGGTGAACAGCACTTCTCCAGTGCGTAGCCTATCGCCAATGACTTCAGTTTTCTCAAGTATATCATTGTTACAAGCAAACCATGTTTTGTTTTCCTCCTTTTGTATTATGTATTTTTCCATATTTCTAAGTTCCACCATTCCTTTCTTGTCCTATTATTCTGCTATGCATATCTCTCTCTTACTGTCTATCTCTCTCTATTTCTTTCACACTGTTTCTCTGTTTGTAAATTGTAAGTTTCTCAGTCTATGTTCTGCAAAAAGAATATTATCCTTGTCCTActtcttttatttgttgttgaatttctattatatgatattttttgtcTTCTTGTTTAAAGGGCTTCTATTTTTCCTACTTGTGTTTTTAAATGTGTTCTACAACATTTTTAGTATACTTTGTGAGTTTATTTTCCTGTCATCATGAACCACAATAagcccttcccggaccctgtgtatgcgggagctttagtgcaccgggttgcccttttaaGAACCACAATAAGCCGTTAATAGCATTGCTCGTCCTTAGGGCTCACACAATATACAACAGGAACCCAAATATATAAACACAACAGGGACATAACCAACCTGCTGCGCTTCAGCGTATTCTGCTCGTGTGAGCTCTATGGCCACTTTGTTTTCAAGAAACTGAATTAGAAGCATTAAGTATACTCCAGCCATATAGATAGAAGAGTGTTGCAAGTCCACTTCTGCTAAATAAGAAAGTTCAACAAGGTTTCATATGAATTGTTGTTTGCATGAAAGCATAAAAATCTTGTAGGTAAAATAAGAATAATGAATATCACCTCTGACACCATCAGTAATTCCAAGCTTCAATAACTCATCTgcaagaaagaaaaattatttccaTGAGGAAAATGAGTCTAAAGCGGCAAGAATTATCCGGTCTCCACAGCAATGCAAAACAGCAATGAATAATAAGGAAATCTATTTGCACAAATAACAGAAACAAATCAACTCATTGATGACGCTTTCAGAAAGAATAATCCAAAGGAGTTATGCTTCTGATCAAATGATGTTTCAAAAATGCTTTTAACATTAAATCCTAGAAACCAACAGAAAAGACATTCCACGGCTGTGGTTGGACATAAAGAATATCTGGCAAGTAGTAACGATGATAGGCAGTGAAAGTGCAAGTAAAAAGGTATAACTCGGACAACATAAAAAATCATCAGCGACTAATTTGGACAGCATATTGATACATATTTGATTCATATATCAtagccattttttattttcgatTCAAAATTAGCCCTTGTATTTGCAGTCTAGTGATATATGCCACAAGCAATAAATCAATCCAAAGCCAAAAGAAGTAAAATTTATGCAAACACAAATAGCAAAAACAGTTGCTGAACAACCTTGAATTATACGCATCCCCGACTGTATGCGCTTTCCACACTCCTTAAAAAGTCCTTTTGGGCGCCCAAATACAACAGTTATCAGATCAACTAGTGCATAGATAGCACTTTTAGGAAGCCATTCCCCATCAATAGGAGGTGGTGCTAACTGAAGCTTATCTCCTAGTGTCCTTCTGCCATTCCCAAAATATACTGGTTCAAGAGAGTCCCTCCCAATTGAACTGAACCcattcatgtttctcagctgTTCTTGAATCATTGCTTGCTTTTCAGACAACGCTGCCCTTTCCCTGTAGTGAAGATCAGACCTGGAAAGACTTTGATCTAAAACACTGAGCTCCTTCACTAGCTCTTGCATATGTTGTGTTTGCCTCTTTTCAGCCCTCACAGCAGCATCCAGATTGTCAACATGGGGTGCAGCATTCTTGTAATCACATACCCGCGTACGATAGAATATGTGCAGTAATTCATTATAAAAGAGCAAGCCAGGGCATTGCTGTCTCTGAGGATTGTGTGGAAGCAAAGAGGGAAGTGTTAGATTAAGTTAAAAAAGGACTCGTGGAAGAGTTCAGTTGCAAACATGCACATGTCTGTGGGTGTATAGTGTCTACACAGAAAAGCAAGAAACTAAAGAACATTGGCACTCACTTTATCTGGCTGAATTGACTCCCAAATCTCATTGCATTTATTAACAGCTTGCTCAACCAAATTATCATCATCCCATTGCATGAGGTGGGCATGCAATAATGAAGTGGCAAAGAACATCTGGTCCATTATGATAACACAAGGAATTACAGACGGTCAGATGGCATTATTATAGCAAACTAAAAGCACAACTGGAGTACCCTTTATTTTAGCAAACTAGAGCATTGCACACATGCAATGCAACATGTGTGAAAAGTAGTAAAATTGTCATAATAGAAGCTGGTATAAAAGATGAAAGTGATGATAAGGGAAGGAAAAAAGAAGGAgtttattcatttaaaattttcaatttagttttaattgtatttaagttataacttaattaaaaaaattattaaaaaggtTATTTTAAGGCTTTTGGTATTTTAAAGACAGCTTCCAGAAGGTTCTACGTATTAGTTGTAAGAATTAAGTAAACTAATGAATCGGATGCAAAGAGTAAAGAAGGGAGCAAAGGAGATGTCTTTTCTTGTAGCCTTTCACTACTAACCTGCAACTCTGGGTAGCGTACTTCAGTAGCACAGGCATATCCACATTCTAAGGCGGAGATTGAACCCCGGTAGTCTCCTTCAATTGACAAAGCATTTGCAAGCTGTGAGTTGAAGTTGCAAGACCACAACTTTGTTGAAATCcttcaataaaataaacaaaaaactatGAACATGCAATAATGCAGTCAAATTGGcaataatttataaacatatGTGATAAGAGTATGTGATAAATAATTTACTATTCCAGACCCAGaatttatgaattaaaaaaaaaaattaagcttaCCAGTTGTTCATCAATATTCAACATCATATATTGAACACCTTTGACATATATATTATCAGACACGAATACTCATGTGGAAAAAGTAAAAGGTGATTTTCAAGCTGAAAATGTAGGTAAAGCTGTATAGGTATAGAATTAGTATTGAGTTTTGATATTTAGTATGCAACAAATGATATGAATGTGTGAAAAGAGGGACAAGCATAAATAATAGGGGAtatggaaagaaaaaacatcagACATTTCCTTCATAATTTACACTCTGGTGTAAAAGTTACAATTTGTGAATTTCCATTTATACTAACCAGCATTTTCCATAACTATTTGGTATTTACCATATACATGCTACAGCTACTGTCTTAACACACAAACACTCTCAAGttaaattaaaacatataaatatacGCACCAAGCTTGTCATAATTTATAGAAGGAGCATACAACTATTATTAACTATCTATAGCTCTACTGTGATAGCAGACCTCGGTTAAAAGCATGGCAGTAACAATTAGTTAACTAGAGAGGCAGGGAGGGaggcagagagagagagaagagagagtgaATGTTAGGAAGgaactatttttatttgaaatagccaatgttagtatttttctccttcaccaGAGTTTGAACTCAGGTCCTCCAATTCTTTAAACCCTTAGCTCAAACCAGTTGGGCTACCCATCTCTCACAGAGTaactaattatatttataacaagTTCTTTTAGACTTGGAGGAGGATCTTCCGTATCCCTATAGTTCGGTACTGTTTTTTAACATCTGTTtcagatattgcttctgatcatTGACGCTACAGTTTTTACCCCAATTCTTATTTGTTGTAATAACTAGTCTGTTTGATTTAGATTCCAATGGAACcaaatagaaataaataaataaacttccCAATGCACTTTTTATAAAAGCAACAATATGTTAGCTTTGTTCAAAAGCCCGTTTGACCCCTTTCCAAAAGCTAAACCAGACATGCTAATATGTTCAAACATTGTCCAAAATAGCAAGCAaatcataattatatatattcattcaaATAAGGGTAAGAAGCCCTTTTGAACACAACCTACAAAGCTATTGTCCGCAAATGAGGATTAATTAATCCAATAACTAAGAAAGCAAGAtataacaaaaaccaaaaaacaaaactcattGGTAATCAAGACTGTGGTTGCAACCGCAATACTTGTTATTATTTGTGATTGTAGAGACATGAAAAATTTGATACAACAACCCAGATTGTGGTTGCCAAGTTTTTCATAAAACCCTCTTATTGTTGAAAAAAGATGGTATTCCATTcaaggtttaaaaaaaatgtttgcgACCCTTGTCACGACATCATGATTTTTGGTCTCTGCGACCGCAATTTGGCTGCCACTAAAACTGTATCAACCACATTTGATTGCATTTCTGCGCAATATCTAAGATGACAACAAGATGGAGACCTATCGGGGTTTTAGAAAATGACCAAAAACACTATCTGGGCCGCGGCATAACAATTTTTGCTAGGTAACTAATTATAAAAAAGGCGTCCTTGAGCAAGGTATTAAATCAAGATGTCATCACATTTCTTCGTATTATTTACAACCGCAGAAATATCAAAAACCTTCATATTGCAGTCAAAATTGAAGTTACGAATCTTTTCCTAAAAACCCTACTGTTGAACAAAGCACAAATTCCAttccatagttttaaaaattggtccacGGCTGCAATTTAACCACAACTGAAACTGTATTAACCACTATTGGACAATGACTTTCCACTTCACAATATCTAGAATTACACACAACAACAATATGtatttttcaaacaacaaaTGTTAATATTGTTAATATTTGGTCCCGGACAATTTTCTCGCAGCCCAATTTGCTCCCTGATACAAAATAATACCAAACTAGCCCTTGACATTTTCAAATTGGGGACAAATAAGTCCCTCTGTTATAATGAGCCGGGGACTAATTTGCCTTCAGTGTAAAAATGTTAGCGACTAATTtggctattattttttttaagagactaaATGGATCGCGTAAAACCCTCAACCACCTTATCACTCAACTCATTAACTACTCATCCCACTTTGTATCTACTACACGCAACTTAATGctaaaataataacaacgatCAGTTACCGGCTCACAACTAATTatcacactagtaacttagtaaaataatggttctcacttgaaacactaagtaaaaatatataaaacctTGATTCCTAAATAGTAAAAGATGAAAAGCAACGAAAACATACTCATTATTTCCATTTCCAGCAGAAGCAGCAGCAAGATCAAGACCCTTAAACAAAACCTGTTTCTGAGGTTGAATAGCTCCAACAAGATGATAACACTGACTCGACAAACTATAAGCTCTACATTTCAACTCAAAACAAGACGGTATAGCCTTCAACAACAATTgctacaacaaaaaaacaaaaacccataaaaaaaaaaaaacatcaaattggAACAAGGGGTTAAGGAAGAAGATACTAACACAACGTTCGAGGTGAGATTTAGCGTGATTAGCGTtatgagaatgatgaagaaGGATTGTGGCGATACGAAGACGAGTTTTGACTTCAACGATTGGGAAGAAGGAAACTTCGCTTTGACAGATTGCTTCTAGACATTTTACTGCCTTTGCTATTTCTCCTCGGTTTTCGTGATGGTCTGCTAATCCCCATAGTCCTTCTGCTATTGCTTCCATTCTTGTTTCTTAGattctttgcttttgttttctgattatgtttttttttttgtttcaatggttttctttgttttttattgttgtgcTCTTGCCTTTGGTAGTAGAAAAATCACACATTTTTAAGTTGTAGTTAATCCAAATATtggttcatatttttaaattgattgaatataataaaaagatcTCAATTGTTGATCGATGATCAATTGGTTTAGATTTG
Above is a genomic segment from Medicago truncatula cultivar Jemalong A17 chromosome 5, MtrunA17r5.0-ANR, whole genome shotgun sequence containing:
- the LOC11430059 gene encoding sister chromatid cohesion protein SCC4 is translated as MEAIAEGLWGLADHHENRGEIAKAVKCLEAICQSEVSFFPIVEVKTRLRIATILLHHSHNANHAKSHLERCQLLLKAIPSCFELKCRAYSLSSQCYHLVGAIQPQKQVLFKGLDLAAASAGNGNNEISTKLWSCNFNSQLANALSIEGDYRGSISALECGYACATEVRYPELQMFFATSLLHAHLMQWDDDNLVEQAVNKCNEIWESIQPDKRQQCPGLLFYNELLHIFYRTRVCDYKNAAPHVDNLDAAVRAEKRQTQHMQELVKELSVLDQSLSRSDLHYRERAALSEKQAMIQEQLRNMNGFSSIGRDSLEPVYFGNGRRTLGDKLQLAPPPIDGEWLPKSAIYALVDLITVVFGRPKGLFKECGKRIQSGMRIIQDELLKLGITDGVREVDLQHSSIYMAGVYLMLLIQFLENKVAIELTRAEYAEAQQALVQMKNWFMRFPTILQPCECIIEMLRGQYAHSVGCYNEAVFHYIEAVKLTDSKSMQAMCQVYAAVSYICIGDAQSNSQALDLIGPVYEVMDSFVGVREKTGVLFAYGLLLMKQQDLQEARIRLAKGLQLTHTYLGNLQLISQYLTTLGSLAIVLRDTVQAREILRSSLTLAKKLCDVPSQIWVLTVLTALYKELGERGNEMDNADYQTKKSEDLHKRLADAQASIYHIEIIERVRFEVPQLHELEIKRAMAGPSMGVNNLDIPESIGLPAQAPVPSSMLVDIDGSGRRHGKWRI